One Elaeis guineensis isolate ETL-2024a chromosome 10, EG11, whole genome shotgun sequence genomic window carries:
- the LOC105052648 gene encoding tRNA-splicing endonuclease subunit Sen2-1 isoform X1 — protein MRRRRAKEFHPIGSVFRTLFSMELGRPRWKGKAFADIAHANPMSEIVTQLQVSLTQSKTYAMLSGCDILLEAGLELADLLSKASFGRGIVTSNKGKQWFQLGPEEAFYLCHALKCLKVSRDNETCMSEMELWDHFRSNREAFPEFYKAYFHLRSKNWVVRSGIQYGVDYVAYRHHPALVHSEYAVLVVADGDGDASSGRLRVWSDLHCTLRVCGSVAKTLLVLTVRRYGSDRNSLNCLEEFIVEERTITRWVPERCREDQGLEEALGVD, from the exons ATGCGGCGGAGGAGGGCGAAG GAATTTCACCCAATTGGATCCGTTTTTCGCACATTATTCTCCATGGAGTTAGGTCGGCCGAGATGGAAGGGGAAAGCTTTCGCAGACATAGCCCATGCAAATCCTATGTCGGAAATAGTAACTCAACTTCAAGTCTCTCTTACCCAATCAAAGACATATGCAATGCTCTCTGGCTGCGACATTCTTCTTGAAGCTGGACTGGAATTGGCTGATCTTCTAAGTAAGGCCTCCTTTGGCCGAGGAATTGTTACCTCTAACAAGGGCAAACAATGGTTCCAATTAGGTCCAGAGGAGGCTTTCTATCTGTGTCATGCTTTAAAATGCCTTAAGGTCTCGAGAGACAACGAAACCTGCATGAGTGAAATGGAGTTATGGGATCACTTCAGATCTAATAGGGAAGCATTTCCTGAGTTTTACAAAGCATATTTTCATCTTCGTTCCAAGAACTGGGTTGTTCGCTCGGGGATTCAGTATGGCGTGGACTATGTGGCTTACCGTCATCACCCGGCTCTTGTTCATTCAGAGTATGCAGTGCTTGTGGTTGCAGATGGTGATGGCGATGCAAGCAGTGGTCGGTTGAGGGTGTGGTCTGACCTGCATTGCACCCTTCGAGTCTGTGGCTCTGTTGCAAAGACACTGTTAGTTCTTACGGTTAGAAGATATGGAAGTGATAGGAATTCGCTGAATTGTTTGGAAGAATTCATTGTTGAGGAGCGAACGATCACAAGATGGGTACCGGAGCGCTGTCGGGAGGATCAAGGCTTAGAAGAAGCTCTTGGAGTTGATTAA
- the LOC105052648 gene encoding probable tRNA-splicing endonuclease subunit Sen2 isoform X2, giving the protein MELGRPRWKGKAFADIAHANPMSEIVTQLQVSLTQSKTYAMLSGCDILLEAGLELADLLSKASFGRGIVTSNKGKQWFQLGPEEAFYLCHALKCLKVSRDNETCMSEMELWDHFRSNREAFPEFYKAYFHLRSKNWVVRSGIQYGVDYVAYRHHPALVHSEYAVLVVADGDGDASSGRLRVWSDLHCTLRVCGSVAKTLLVLTVRRYGSDRNSLNCLEEFIVEERTITRWVPERCREDQGLEEALGVD; this is encoded by the coding sequence ATGGAGTTAGGTCGGCCGAGATGGAAGGGGAAAGCTTTCGCAGACATAGCCCATGCAAATCCTATGTCGGAAATAGTAACTCAACTTCAAGTCTCTCTTACCCAATCAAAGACATATGCAATGCTCTCTGGCTGCGACATTCTTCTTGAAGCTGGACTGGAATTGGCTGATCTTCTAAGTAAGGCCTCCTTTGGCCGAGGAATTGTTACCTCTAACAAGGGCAAACAATGGTTCCAATTAGGTCCAGAGGAGGCTTTCTATCTGTGTCATGCTTTAAAATGCCTTAAGGTCTCGAGAGACAACGAAACCTGCATGAGTGAAATGGAGTTATGGGATCACTTCAGATCTAATAGGGAAGCATTTCCTGAGTTTTACAAAGCATATTTTCATCTTCGTTCCAAGAACTGGGTTGTTCGCTCGGGGATTCAGTATGGCGTGGACTATGTGGCTTACCGTCATCACCCGGCTCTTGTTCATTCAGAGTATGCAGTGCTTGTGGTTGCAGATGGTGATGGCGATGCAAGCAGTGGTCGGTTGAGGGTGTGGTCTGACCTGCATTGCACCCTTCGAGTCTGTGGCTCTGTTGCAAAGACACTGTTAGTTCTTACGGTTAGAAGATATGGAAGTGATAGGAATTCGCTGAATTGTTTGGAAGAATTCATTGTTGAGGAGCGAACGATCACAAGATGGGTACCGGAGCGCTGTCGGGAGGATCAAGGCTTAGAAGAAGCTCTTGGAGTTGATTAA